The uncultured Methanomethylovorans sp. genome contains a region encoding:
- a CDS encoding FmdE family protein, whose amino-acid sequence MEMIKEEMLELGFNFHGHRCPAMPLGMRSGAAAMNALVVDRSKDKELFLIVETGDDHAAGCFVDGLMTITGCTYGKSNIKKTYYGKMAFTLVDTVKQKAVRAHIKPEFFGNMLKSPFVEQRKIGVLPQNIPSEITEPLINKILSLPEEDFLVISQVFDYHFEKKKGIFDTALCEKCGERTFVHKLQQVNGKMLCKPCTDKISSR is encoded by the coding sequence ATGGAAATGATTAAAGAGGAAATGCTTGAACTTGGATTTAATTTTCATGGGCATAGGTGCCCAGCTATGCCGCTTGGAATGAGGTCAGGAGCTGCTGCTATGAACGCACTGGTGGTTGACAGATCAAAGGATAAAGAGCTCTTCCTGATTGTAGAAACCGGAGATGATCATGCAGCTGGGTGTTTTGTCGATGGTCTTATGACTATTACTGGCTGTACTTATGGGAAAAGCAATATTAAGAAAACCTACTATGGTAAAATGGCTTTTACACTCGTGGATACTGTAAAGCAAAAGGCAGTCAGAGCACACATAAAGCCTGAATTCTTTGGCAACATGTTAAAATCTCCATTTGTTGAACAGAGAAAAATAGGTGTATTGCCACAGAACATTCCTTCTGAGATCACTGAACCATTGATTAACAAAATACTTAGCTTACCTGAAGAAGACTTCTTGGTTATTAGCCAGGTTTTCGATTATCATTTTGAAAAGAAAAAGGGGATATTCGATACTGCATTGTGTGAGAAATGTGGTGAGCGCACATTTGTTCATAAATTGCAGCAGGTAAATGGCAAAATGCTTTGTAAACCCTGCACTGATAAAATAAGTAGTCGATAA
- a CDS encoding sulfite exporter TauE/SafE family protein, which translates to MHTLAILLQQYGEMLLRPFLLLLGIFMLTADRLQFSKGCGMISGLGQEYGDKGYLGGFTLGFIFALSFCPFSAVLLFGMLIPLAMAAGDPIIVPSVFAIATALPVLFFSVLLVYSVSRVGIFVNKLQVVEKKMRILAALIFILVGLYYSRILIFS; encoded by the coding sequence ATGCACACCCTTGCTATTTTGTTGCAGCAATATGGGGAAATGCTATTGCGCCCCTTCCTTCTGCTTCTTGGGATTTTCATGCTTACAGCCGACAGGCTTCAATTTTCCAAAGGATGCGGTATGATTAGTGGTCTGGGTCAAGAATACGGAGATAAAGGTTATCTTGGTGGATTTACGCTTGGTTTTATCTTTGCTTTGTCGTTCTGTCCTTTCAGTGCGGTACTGTTGTTTGGGATGCTGATCCCTCTGGCAATGGCTGCTGGTGATCCAATCATCGTACCCTCGGTATTTGCTATTGCAACAGCTTTACCGGTGCTGTTCTTCTCTGTGCTACTGGTATATTCTGTTTCAAGGGTAGGAATATTCGTAAATAAGCTTCAGGTTGTTGAGAAAAAGATGAGGATACTGGCAGCACTTATCTTCATACTGGTAGGCCTGTATTATTCGAGGATCTTGATATTTTCATAG
- a CDS encoding tetrahydromethanopterin S-methyltransferase subunit A, with translation MTATNSTDINDWPLAEGDYILGRPDSPVAIVTLASDYRKLDLKNYAICGACFTENFGIQKVIVNILSNPKISCLIVCGKESSHFAGQSILALVENGVSTLGGYKKIIGSKGVIPYLDEIPLAAINRFIREIKVIDLIGTTENEAIQEIIDSCQGKERNEASKYPIPEIDENSWRKYEKMIQQNVMSKMKK, from the coding sequence ATGACTGCGACAAATTCAACAGACATCAATGATTGGCCTCTGGCTGAAGGTGATTATATTTTGGGAAGGCCTGATTCTCCGGTTGCGATTGTGACACTTGCTTCAGATTACAGAAAACTTGATTTGAAAAACTATGCGATTTGTGGGGCATGTTTTACAGAGAATTTTGGAATCCAGAAAGTAATTGTCAATATTCTCTCTAATCCTAAAATAAGCTGTCTGATCGTCTGTGGAAAAGAAAGCAGTCACTTTGCAGGCCAGTCCATATTAGCACTTGTAGAAAACGGGGTTTCGACTTTAGGTGGTTACAAGAAGATAATCGGTTCAAAAGGAGTGATACCATATCTGGACGAAATCCCCTTGGCCGCAATCAACCGGTTCATACGGGAAATAAAGGTTATAGATCTTATAGGTACCACAGAAAACGAAGCGATTCAGGAGATAATTGACTCCTGCCAAGGTAAGGAAAGGAACGAAGCTTCAAAATATCCCATACCGGAAATTGATGAGAATAGCTGGAGGAAATATGAAAAAATGATCCAACAGAATGTGATGTCCAAAATGAAAAAATAG
- a CDS encoding metalloregulator ArsR/SmtB family transcription factor yields the protein MQCCPNDPEIKLIWEQKLQDEKEISAKEIDRICKNLRVLANPTRLRIAYLLSKRDYCVCELVYKLEEKQNLISHHLAVMQQSGIIDSYKQSKWKYYQLNKNMNPILENLKGDQSHSDLGKRA from the coding sequence ATGCAATGTTGTCCCAATGACCCTGAGATAAAACTCATATGGGAACAAAAACTACAGGATGAAAAGGAAATATCCGCAAAAGAGATTGACAGAATATGCAAAAACCTAAGAGTACTCGCTAATCCCACTCGCCTCAGGATTGCCTATCTTCTCTCCAAAAGAGATTATTGCGTTTGTGAGCTTGTTTACAAGTTAGAGGAAAAGCAAAATCTAATATCTCACCATCTTGCAGTGATGCAGCAAAGTGGAATTATAGATTCTTATAAACAATCAAAATGGAAATACTATCAGTTAAACAAAAATATGAATCCGATTCTCGAAAATCTCAAAGGTGATCAATCACATTCTGATTTGGGCAAGAGAGCCTAA
- a CDS encoding carboxymuconolactone decarboxylase family protein translates to MSFLNKQLPETVEAFAKMRDSIFVETTLDGKTKELIAVASSVLMRCEYCTEIHSKRAIAKGSNQKEIAEAIAIAMFVACGSQLGWTKVYDQIFSDSADSDREINKCCCAGSK, encoded by the coding sequence ATGTCATTCCTAAACAAACAACTGCCTGAAACAGTTGAAGCATTTGCAAAAATGCGAGATTCTATATTTGTAGAAACTACGCTTGATGGAAAAACAAAGGAACTCATAGCTGTTGCTTCATCAGTTTTGATGAGATGCGAATACTGCACTGAAATCCACTCTAAGAGAGCTATTGCTAAAGGATCTAACCAGAAAGAAATAGCAGAAGCAATTGCTATTGCAATGTTTGTTGCATGTGGTTCCCAATTGGGATGGACAAAAGTATACGATCAAATTTTCAGTGATAGTGCAGACAGTGACCGCGAAATTAATAAGTGCTGTTGTGCAGGCTCTAAATAA
- a CDS encoding type II CAAX endopeptidase family protein, protein MQPTEENVYSKLQEHDFSRVARRSVLPVLVTVLFIAIAEIFMLSGIKGASILLHMFILIIVSINTVRIKDKYVAWALQALMLLPLMRLINFSMPIFSELMLYRYFYVYIPMFIPIFLIIRHQSFSPVQLGLSFKRIILYLPLSLVFGLLIAEVEYFIIPVSPLVPNMSFYNMVDVALIMVFCVGLIEELMFRSILQTRLEGVFGSTTGIIVTSLLFGIMSSVYGSIPEVIFAFLVGLILGFMFNKTRSLPFVALTHGLVNIFLFVLIPLLGSGLRII, encoded by the coding sequence ATGCAACCAACTGAAGAAAACGTTTATAGTAAACTACAGGAACATGATTTTTCTCGTGTAGCTCGTAGGTCCGTACTTCCTGTTCTGGTTACAGTCTTATTCATAGCAATTGCTGAGATCTTTATGCTTTCGGGAATAAAGGGAGCATCAATCCTGCTTCATATGTTTATTCTTATTATTGTGTCTATAAACACTGTGCGCATCAAAGATAAATATGTAGCTTGGGCTCTTCAGGCTCTTATGCTGCTGCCTCTGATGAGGCTGATCAATTTCTCTATGCCTATATTTTCAGAACTGATGTTGTATCGGTATTTCTATGTCTATATTCCTATGTTCATACCTATATTTTTGATAATCAGGCACCAGAGTTTTTCTCCCGTACAGCTTGGTCTATCTTTCAAGAGAATAATTCTTTATTTGCCTCTTTCGTTGGTATTTGGCTTGTTAATAGCAGAAGTGGAATATTTTATTATTCCTGTTAGTCCTCTTGTGCCGAACATGTCTTTTTACAACATGGTGGACGTTGCTTTGATCATGGTCTTTTGCGTCGGTTTGATAGAGGAGCTTATGTTCCGGTCTATTCTGCAAACCAGACTTGAAGGTGTGTTTGGTTCCACGACGGGAATTATTGTTACGAGTTTACTTTTTGGCATCATGAGTTCTGTCTATGGTTCCATCCCTGAAGTTATCTTTGCATTCCTAGTAGGTCTGATACTGGGGTTCATGTTCAACAAAACTCGAAGTTTACCTTTTGTTGCTCTTACTCATGGTCTTGTTAATATTTTCCTTTTTGTCCTCATACCTTTACTAGGGTCGGGACTTAGGATAATCTGA
- a CDS encoding sulfite exporter TauE/SafE family protein: MIELFAGLVTLAATSVLTIAGVGAAFILIPVYMSMGIELHTAMSTALLLNCIAMIFASINFARERLILWRTAFPILISATILSLLGSYSSQYFPRNTLLILFVIFLVFAASMMLFYKPKPKEKQNSGWKEIAISTGIGSIAGFVGGLLGVGGGNIIVPALVWLGVEPKKASATTSFIVIFSSFSGFLGRASLGHLDIHLLLFTAVGAIFGAILGSWLLSKKLNNRQIKLAIGVILYFIALKMAYDLLF, encoded by the coding sequence ATGATCGAATTGTTTGCTGGGTTAGTGACACTTGCAGCCACAAGCGTATTAACCATTGCCGGTGTGGGTGCTGCTTTCATTCTCATACCCGTATACATGAGTATGGGAATCGAGTTGCATACAGCCATGAGTACTGCATTACTGCTAAACTGCATCGCCATGATTTTTGCGTCCATTAATTTTGCACGTGAACGTCTGATCCTTTGGCGAACAGCCTTCCCCATTTTGATTTCAGCCACTATTTTATCACTTCTGGGGTCATATTCTAGCCAGTATTTTCCACGTAACACGTTGTTGATTCTGTTTGTGATATTTTTAGTATTCGCAGCATCGATGATGCTATTTTATAAACCAAAACCGAAAGAAAAACAAAACTCTGGATGGAAAGAAATAGCAATAAGCACTGGTATCGGTTCCATTGCTGGTTTTGTGGGAGGGTTATTGGGAGTTGGCGGTGGAAATATTATCGTACCGGCATTAGTATGGTTAGGGGTAGAACCTAAAAAGGCTTCAGCAACAACATCTTTTATAGTGATCTTTTCTTCCTTTTCAGGGTTTTTAGGCCGTGCTTCACTAGGTCATCTAGATATTCATTTGCTTTTATTTACAGCTGTAGGTGCAATTTTTGGTGCAATTTTGGGTTCTTGGCTGTTAAGTAAAAAACTTAACAATAGGCAGATTAAGCTAGCAATTGGAGTAATACTATATTTTATTGCCCTTAAAATGGCTTATGATTTACTATTCTAA
- a CDS encoding DUF1616 domain-containing protein, with amino-acid sequence MPNKRKNSVDIPIVAALVLLTDLFILMPGLAATPIRSVLGLPMVLFLPGYALIAALFPAKDDLDGIERLALSLGLSIAVVPLIGLGLNYTPWGIRLIPILVSLSVFTFIMCLVAVYRRSQLPLDKAFSLSLGDVYGAVKAPVSSQPESKLDRILTIILVIAVLASVVALAYVIVTPKQGEKFTEFYILGMDGKADNYTTRFALGDSGQVIVGVVNHEYENVKYSMDIRLNNESLPVPPNAQSFTLDNNATWEQPVTFTPNAAGNNMKLEFLLYKNDNLTVPYRDLHLWVNVTRGINATN; translated from the coding sequence ATGCCAAATAAAAGGAAAAATTCTGTTGATATTCCAATTGTTGCTGCTCTTGTATTGCTTACGGACTTATTCATACTCATGCCAGGGCTAGCAGCTACTCCTATTCGTTCGGTGCTGGGTTTGCCCATGGTACTGTTCCTGCCAGGATATGCTTTAATAGCTGCTCTTTTTCCAGCAAAAGATGATCTTGATGGCATTGAACGTCTGGCACTGAGTTTAGGTCTCAGTATCGCCGTAGTACCGCTAATAGGCCTTGGACTGAATTATACTCCTTGGGGCATAAGGCTGATTCCAATCCTGGTTTCTTTATCGGTATTTACTTTCATTATGTGTTTAGTTGCGGTTTACAGGAGATCTCAGCTTCCTTTAGATAAAGCATTTTCACTTTCTTTGGGTGATGTATATGGTGCCGTAAAAGCACCCGTAAGCAGTCAACCCGAGTCAAAGTTAGACCGCATTCTTACAATAATTCTTGTTATCGCTGTCTTAGCATCAGTAGTTGCACTTGCCTATGTAATTGTAACTCCTAAACAAGGAGAAAAATTTACCGAATTCTACATTCTTGGAATGGATGGCAAGGCAGACAATTATACTACACGTTTCGCTTTGGGTGACAGTGGGCAGGTAATCGTGGGTGTTGTAAATCACGAATACGAAAATGTAAAATATAGTATGGATATCAGGCTTAATAACGAGTCTCTTCCAGTTCCGCCTAATGCTCAGAGTTTCACTTTGGATAACAATGCTACGTGGGAGCAGCCTGTGACATTCACTCCAAATGCTGCCGGTAACAACATGAAGTTAGAGTTCTTGCTCTACAAGAATGATAATTTGACTGTTCCTTACAGAGATCTTCATCTATGGGTCAATGTAACGAGGGGTATCAATGCAACCAACTGA